A window from Kovacikia minuta CCNUW1 encodes these proteins:
- a CDS encoding glycosyltransferase family 4 protein translates to MVKKSAPPTLDFLKSGSSPNNNFTSSVSPEKFVRLSIFTQFYPPDYAATGQLIEELSNHLQHQGMAVKVFTGQPAYAFKKASAPRTERLGQLLIERSRTARLFPNRIRGKALNGLIFTLRSALHLLRACGRGDVLLLTTAPPFLPILGYLAHWLFGVPYICLLYDLYPDVAIELNVMADNHWAARLWNFINCCVWQRAESIIVLSSSMKQRVVARCPEVANKISIIHSWANPEWITPLPKERNWFAVKHQLVDQFTVLYSGNMGRCHDIDTILDVATELRNEPIRFLFIGNGAKRQECINKANRLGLNNCQFLPYQDKADLPFSLTACDLSLVTISPGMEGLVAPSKLYSALAAGRPIAAICENHSYLHQLINDARCGAVFSNGDSKGVAEFIRRLAKDHQLTNQLGLAGRHYLESHFTPDVIARQYGAVIRRSAFKKEIHPVPTQPVDISINRHLS, encoded by the coding sequence ATGGTGAAGAAATCCGCACCCCCAACGCTGGACTTTTTGAAATCAGGGTCTTCACCAAACAACAATTTTACCTCCTCTGTATCACCAGAGAAGTTTGTCCGGCTCTCTATCTTCACACAGTTCTATCCACCTGATTATGCAGCGACAGGTCAGTTAATTGAAGAACTGTCAAATCATCTGCAACATCAGGGAATGGCGGTAAAAGTTTTCACGGGGCAACCTGCCTATGCGTTCAAAAAGGCTTCTGCTCCCCGAACTGAACGGTTGGGTCAGCTTTTAATCGAGCGATCGCGGACTGCCAGGCTATTTCCCAATCGAATTCGAGGAAAAGCTCTCAACGGTTTGATCTTTACGCTCCGATCGGCATTGCATTTGTTGCGAGCTTGCGGACGTGGAGATGTGCTACTCCTAACAACTGCCCCTCCCTTTTTGCCCATTTTGGGTTATCTGGCTCACTGGCTGTTTGGTGTTCCCTATATTTGTTTGCTTTACGACCTCTATCCGGATGTGGCAATTGAGTTAAACGTCATGGCAGACAACCACTGGGCTGCTCGACTTTGGAACTTTATTAATTGCTGTGTTTGGCAACGAGCCGAGAGCATTATTGTGCTCAGTTCCTCAATGAAACAACGGGTAGTTGCGAGATGTCCGGAGGTTGCAAACAAAATCTCTATCATTCACAGTTGGGCAAATCCAGAGTGGATTACTCCCCTTCCAAAGGAACGGAATTGGTTTGCAGTCAAGCACCAGCTTGTTGACCAATTTACTGTTCTGTATTCTGGAAACATGGGGCGTTGCCACGACATTGATACGATTTTGGATGTGGCAACAGAGCTACGCAACGAACCCATCCGATTCCTATTTATTGGAAATGGGGCAAAGCGTCAGGAGTGCATCAATAAAGCCAATCGCTTAGGCTTGAACAATTGCCAGTTTCTCCCCTACCAGGACAAAGCCGATCTTCCTTTCTCGCTCACAGCCTGTGATCTATCGCTAGTGACGATTAGCCCTGGGATGGAAGGTTTAGTCGCACCTAGCAAGTTGTACTCGGCACTTGCAGCAGGACGCCCGATCGCAGCCATTTGTGAAAACCATTCCTACCTGCACCAACTTATTAATGATGCTCGATGTGGTGCAGTCTTTAGCAATGGAGATAGTAAAGGAGTGGCTGAGTTTATTCGACGCTTGGCAAAAGACCACCAGTTAACCAACCAGTTAGGATTAGCTGGGCGTCATTATCTGGAGTCCCACTTTACGCCGGATGTCATTGCTAGACAATATGGAGCTGTGATTCGGCGATCGGCTTTCAAGAAAGAGATTCATCCAGTTCCAACCCAACCTGTAGACATCTCCATCAATCGCCATCTTTCCTAG
- a CDS encoding TMEM175 family protein, whose product MEHSKHKPNLPLPSTSRLASLNECVYSIAMTLLVLNVKIPDIPKGEAAQILPGIIFGLLIRLHDYLISFMVLGSFWIASHQQLNYIQHVNRPYLWINLITLMFITLIPLSASLVGDYGGQQFSVLFFNSHLLIINLFFWLNRCYAKKNRMLKPEFDSQWVHHVNETDSLLNFGLIVWSSLWAFFDPHWAKLPFLLVPLTPILARRIAKL is encoded by the coding sequence ATGGAGCATTCAAAACATAAGCCCAATCTGCCGCTCCCCAGTACCAGTCGATTGGCATCGTTAAACGAGTGTGTTTATTCAATTGCCATGACCCTGTTGGTATTGAATGTAAAAATTCCCGATATTCCAAAAGGAGAAGCTGCTCAGATACTTCCAGGCATCATCTTTGGGTTATTAATCCGTTTGCACGATTATCTAATTAGCTTCATGGTGTTGGGTTCCTTCTGGATCGCCAGCCACCAGCAACTCAACTACATCCAGCACGTTAACCGCCCCTACCTCTGGATAAATTTAATCACGCTGATGTTCATCACCTTGATTCCACTGTCGGCATCTTTGGTGGGTGACTATGGTGGGCAACAATTTTCTGTTCTATTTTTCAATTCCCATCTTTTGATTATTAACTTGTTTTTCTGGCTCAATCGTTGTTATGCCAAGAAAAACCGCATGTTAAAACCTGAATTTGATTCTCAGTGGGTGCATCATGTCAACGAAACGGATAGCTTACTCAACTTTGGCTTAATTGTTTGGTCAAGCCTCTGGGCATTTTTTGACCCCCATTGGGCCAAGCTTCCTTTTCTCTTAGTGCCCCTCACTCCAATTCTGGCGCGACGTATTGCCAAGCTCTAG